A genomic region of Aquila chrysaetos chrysaetos unplaced genomic scaffold, bAquChr1.4, whole genome shotgun sequence contains the following coding sequences:
- the SPC24 gene encoding kinetochore protein Spc24, producing the protein MLSKRMEELEEVSKELLKVLLSDWADNLLRRSLDKRSRMDDKLLASQATAAQLVRAEYPAVPRSSGGPERRVAKTPERESELQRLLRRLQDLEEELVRAREAGASLQAGNSALRRELEELREESRRLEEDTEREEDTVPSTTYVTQLYYKISRIDWDYEAEPAQIKGSECPPHSHYGPDIAQPIDIDGSRHSRCFVSDYLWRPGPTDVVGCGGTGTVTYERWAHANCPPPRPRVRRRGGRPTSRPPPPLATRLPAAVGKRRREEGG; encoded by the exons ATGCTGAGCAAGCggatggaggagctggaggaggtgagcaaggagctgctgaaggTTCTGCTCTCCGACTGGGCCGACAACCTCCTGCGCCGCAGCCTGGACAAACGGAGCCGGATGGACGACAAACTGCTGGCCTCGCAGGCCACGGCCGCCCAGCTCGTCAGAG CCGAATaccctgctgtccccagaaGCTCAGGCGGCCCGGAGAGACGTGTGGCGAAGACTCCGGAAAGGGAGAGCGAGCTCCAACGATTGCTCCGGAGGCTGCAAGACCTGGAAGAGGAGCTGGTTCGGGCGCGGGAAGCCGGTGCCAGCCTGCAGGCCGGCAATAG CGCCCTGCGacgggagctggaggagctgcggGAGGAGAGCCGGCGGCTGGAGGAGGACACGGAGCGGGAAGAGGACACCGTGCCCTCCACCAC GTACGTGACGCAGCTCTACTACAAGATCAGCCGCATCGATTGGGACTACGAGGCCGAGCCGGCGCAGATCAAAGGCAGTGAGTgtcccccccat tccCACTACGGCCCCGACATCGCCCAGCCCATCGACATCGACGGCAGCCGCCATTCCCGCTGCTTCGTCAGCGATTACTTGTGGAGGCCTGGTCCGACGGACGTGGTCGGATGCGGGGGAACAGGCACGGTGACGTACGAGAGATGGGCGCACGCCAATTGCCCCCCCCCTCGACCCCGCG TGAGGCGCAGGGGCGGCAGGCCAACatcccggccccccccccccctcgccacGCGTTTACCCGCCGCCgtggggaaaaggagaagggaggagggtGGGTAA
- the LOC115338390 gene encoding LOW QUALITY PROTEIN: cAMP-specific 3',5'-cyclic phosphodiesterase 4A (The sequence of the model RefSeq protein was modified relative to this genomic sequence to represent the inferred CDS: deleted 1 base in 1 codon) — MPLVDFFCETCAKPWLVGWWDQFKRMLNRELTHLSEMSRSGNQVSEYISSTFLDKQHEVEIPAPGPKEREKKRRQPPPMGQISGVKKLPPGSGPGGSSVPRFGVKTDREDLLGKELDSLNKWGLNIFRVSEYSNNRSLSCIMYTIFQERELVKTFKIPVETLLTYTLTLEDHYHADVAYHNSLHAADVMQSTHVLLATPALDAVFTDLEILAALFAAAIHDVDHPGVSNQFLINTNSELALMYNDESVLENHHLAVGFKLLQEENCDIFQNLSKRQRQTLRKMVIDMVLATDMSKHMSLLADLKTMVETKKVTSSGVLLLDNYTDRIQVLRNMVHCADLSNPTKPLALYRQWTERIMEEFFRQGDRERERGMEISPMCDKHTASVEKSQVGFIDYIVHPLWETWADLVHPDAQEILETLEENRDWYHIPDPRSPPNLPLPPSPPPPPQHRFQFDLTLEEDEEGQEPGVYPPPSSCNAPRLVHQPYVTPPEQPPGGRRPPEEEEEEEEERNGLGGGIRCRGVVNQPPPPCRLFGEGGEVQDTPPPPPGAELRFILF; from the exons ATGCCCTTGGTGGATTTTTTCTGCGAGACCTGCGCCAAGCCCTGGCTGGTGGGCTGGTGGGATcag tTCAAGAGGATGCTGAACCGGGAGCTGACCCACCTCTCCGAGATGAGCCGCTCCGGCAACCAGGTCTCCGAGTACATCTCCAGCACCTTCCTCG acaaGCAGCACGAGGTGGAGatcccggcccccggccccaAGGAGCGGGAGAAGAAgcggcggcagcccccccccatgGGGCAGATCAGCGGGGTGAAGAAGTTGCcccccggctccggccccggcgGCTCCAGCGTCCCCCGCTTCGGCGTCAAGACCGACCGCGAGGACCTGCTGGGCAAG gagctcGACAGCCTCAACAAGTGGGGCTTGAACATCTTCCGCGTCTCCGAATACTCCAACAACCGCTCGCTCAGCTGCATCATGTACACGATATTCCAG GAGCGGGAGCTGGTGAAGACCTTCAAGATCCCGGTGGAGACGTTGCTGACCTACACCTTGACCTTGGAGGACCACTACCACGCCGACGTCGCCTACCACAACAGCCTGCACGCCGCCGACGTCATGCAGTCCACCCACGTCCTGCTGGCCACCCCCGCCCTCGAC GCGGTGTTCACCGACCTGGAGATCCTGGCAGCCCTCTTCGCCGCCGCCATCCACGACGTCGACCACCCCGGCGTCTCCAACCAG TTCCTCATCAACACCA ACTCGGAGCTGGCGCTGATGTACAACGACGAGTCGGTGCTGGAGAACCATCACTTGGCCGTCGGCTtcaagctgctgcaggaggagaacTGCGACATCTTCCAGAACCTCAGCAAGCGCCAGCGCCAGACCCTCCGCAAGATGGTCATCGACATG GTCCTGGCCACCGACATGTCGAAGCACATGAGCCTCTTGGCCGACCTCAAGACGATGGTGGAGACCAAGAAGGTGACGAGTTccggggtgctgctgctggacaACTACACGGATCGCATCcag GTCCTGAGGAACATGGTGCACTGCGCGGATCTGAGCAACCCGACGAAGCCGCTGGCATTGTACCGGCAGTGGACGGAGCGGATCATGGAGGAGTTTTTCCGGCAGGGAGACAGGGAGCGGGAGCGGGGGATGGAGATCAGCCCCATGTGTGACAAGCACACCGCCTCCGTCGAGAAGTCCCAg gtgGGCTTCATCGACTACATCGTGCACCCGCTGTGGGAGACGTGGGCCGACCTGGTGCACCCGGACGCGCAGGAGATCCTGGAGACGCTGGAGGAGAACCGGGACTGGTACCACATCCCAGACCCGCGTtccccccccaacctccccctccccccctcccctcccccccccccccagcaccggTTCCAGTTCGACCTGACCTTggaagaggatgaggaagggCAGGAACCCGGCGTTTATCCCCCCCCCTCGTCCTGTAACGCCCCCCGGCTCGTTCATCAACCCTACGTTACCCCCCCGGAGCAGCCCCCGGGAGGCCGGAGAccccccgaggaggaggaggaggaggaggaagagcggAATGGACTCGGGGGGGGGATACGCTGTCGGGGAGTGGTGAACCAACCCCCCCCTCCTTGTAGAttatttggggaggggggggaggtacaggacaccccccccccccctcccggaGCAgaactcagatttattttattttaa